A window of Corallococcus macrosporus DSM 14697 contains these coding sequences:
- a CDS encoding phage tail protein → MAIIGQPRSFHKRFKFLCEADGLGHSGFQKCSELSVEVANVQYFEGGSLIPNKSPGRLTFSDVTLERGATQDHELFDWFQDVVHTTSGLGLPDALYKRNLDIVQQDRDGTTLRRWSLSHAWPVKFIAGEWDNESDENVIESVTLTYDFFELAK, encoded by the coding sequence ATGGCCATCATCGGACAGCCGCGCAGCTTCCATAAGCGTTTCAAGTTTCTCTGTGAGGCTGACGGCCTCGGGCACTCCGGTTTCCAGAAGTGCAGCGAGTTGTCCGTCGAGGTCGCCAACGTCCAATACTTCGAGGGCGGCAGCCTCATCCCCAACAAGTCCCCGGGGCGCCTCACGTTCTCCGACGTCACCCTCGAGCGCGGCGCCACGCAGGATCACGAACTCTTCGACTGGTTCCAGGACGTCGTGCACACCACGAGCGGACTGGGCCTGCCCGATGCGCTCTACAAGCGCAACCTCGACATCGTCCAGCAAGATAGGGACGGCACCACGTTGCGCCGGTGGAGCCTCTCCCACGCGTGGCCCGTGAAGTTCATCGCCGGGGAGTGGGACAACGAGAGTGACGAGAACGTCATCGAAAGCGTCACCCTCACCTACGACTTCTTCGAGCTGGCCAAGTAG